In Luteitalea sp. TBR-22, one genomic interval encodes:
- a CDS encoding LVIVD repeat-containing protein, protein MKRVVRVWAAPALVVALAVPAAAQQAQQAPAAPAATPGPASSDPRVGLKAGLRDAGVAAKGLELLANLPKPEGFFDPKFPAGEPNPRMPDEDGEKKADAAAKPAPKPSPKPAADAAVKRPQRSWGGLNFANSDLAFSGTHLFVGNFSGFNIYDVSTPTKPTLITSVVCPGGQGDVSVHGNLLFMSVEQTRGRLDCGVNGVEDPVSKDRFRGVRIFDISDIRTPKQVAAVQTCRGSHTHTLVTDPKDPANVYVYGSGTSTARSAEELAGCSGKDPKEDPETALFSIDVIQVPVARPQDAKVVARPRIFADEKTGNIAGLWAGGDHGPGTQKTSVTNQCHDITVFPEVGLAAGACSGNGILLDISQPASPKRLDYVADKNFAYWHSATFNNDGTKVVFTDEWGGGMRPRCQATDQPNWGANAIFDIVDRKLVFKSYYKLPAPQTATENCVAHNGSLVPVPGRDLMVQAWYQGGISVMDFTDSSNPKEIAFFDRGPLDEKNLITGGYWSAYWFNGYVFGSEMSRGVDVLRLTPGDLLTQNELDAASAVQAKAFNVQHQDKVSWPANRAVALAYVDQLVRSGAVPADRAPMLTGAVKGGDASQLTMIAGRLGERAATMTGADAARMKALSAVLTAIR, encoded by the coding sequence ATGAAGCGTGTCGTTCGTGTGTGGGCCGCCCCGGCCCTCGTGGTGGCGCTGGCAGTGCCGGCGGCCGCCCAGCAGGCCCAGCAGGCGCCCGCGGCTCCCGCCGCGACACCAGGGCCTGCGTCCTCCGATCCGCGCGTCGGCCTGAAGGCCGGGCTGCGCGATGCCGGCGTGGCGGCCAAGGGTCTCGAGCTGCTGGCCAACCTGCCCAAGCCGGAGGGGTTCTTCGACCCGAAGTTCCCGGCCGGCGAGCCGAACCCGCGGATGCCGGACGAAGACGGCGAGAAGAAGGCCGACGCGGCCGCCAAGCCGGCGCCCAAGCCGTCGCCCAAGCCGGCCGCCGATGCCGCGGTGAAGCGGCCGCAGCGGTCCTGGGGCGGCCTCAACTTCGCCAACTCGGACCTCGCCTTCAGCGGCACGCACCTCTTCGTCGGCAACTTCAGCGGGTTCAACATCTACGACGTCAGCACGCCCACCAAGCCGACGCTGATCACGTCGGTCGTGTGCCCCGGTGGGCAGGGCGACGTCTCGGTGCACGGCAACCTGCTCTTCATGTCGGTCGAGCAGACGCGCGGCAGGCTCGACTGCGGTGTCAACGGCGTGGAGGATCCGGTCAGCAAGGATCGCTTCCGCGGCGTGCGCATCTTCGACATCAGCGACATCCGCACGCCGAAGCAGGTCGCGGCGGTGCAGACCTGCCGCGGCTCGCACACCCACACGCTGGTGACCGACCCGAAGGATCCGGCCAACGTGTACGTGTACGGATCCGGCACGTCCACGGCGCGCTCGGCCGAGGAACTGGCCGGCTGCTCGGGCAAGGATCCGAAGGAGGATCCCGAGACGGCGCTCTTCAGCATCGACGTGATCCAGGTGCCCGTGGCGCGTCCGCAGGATGCGAAGGTCGTGGCCCGGCCGCGCATCTTCGCCGACGAGAAGACCGGCAACATCGCCGGGCTCTGGGCCGGTGGCGATCATGGTCCTGGCACGCAGAAGACGTCGGTCACCAACCAGTGCCACGACATCACGGTGTTCCCCGAGGTCGGCCTCGCGGCGGGCGCGTGCTCGGGCAACGGCATCCTCCTCGACATCTCGCAGCCGGCGAGTCCGAAGCGGCTCGACTACGTCGCCGACAAGAACTTCGCCTACTGGCACTCGGCGACGTTCAACAACGACGGCACGAAGGTCGTGTTCACCGACGAGTGGGGCGGCGGCATGCGTCCGCGCTGCCAGGCCACCGACCAGCCCAACTGGGGCGCCAATGCCATCTTCGACATCGTCGATCGCAAGCTGGTGTTCAAGAGCTACTACAAGCTGCCTGCGCCGCAGACGGCGACCGAGAACTGCGTGGCGCACAACGGATCGCTGGTGCCCGTCCCGGGCCGCGACCTGATGGTGCAGGCCTGGTACCAGGGCGGCATCTCGGTGATGGACTTCACCGACTCGTCCAACCCGAAGGAGATCGCCTTCTTCGACCGCGGGCCGCTCGACGAGAAGAACCTGATCACGGGCGGGTACTGGTCGGCGTACTGGTTCAACGGCTACGTGTTCGGCTCGGAGATGTCGCGCGGCGTCGACGTGCTGCGCCTCACGCCGGGCGACCTGCTCACGCAGAACGAACTCGATGCCGCGTCGGCCGTGCAGGCCAAGGCGTTCAACGTGCAGCACCAGGACAAGGTGAGCTGGCCCGCCAATCGCGCGGTGGCGCTGGCGTACGTCGACCAGCTCGTGCGCTCGGGTGCCGTGCCAGCCGACCGCGCGCCGATGCTCACCGGTGCCGTCAAGGGTGGCGATGCGTCGCAGCTGACGATGATTGCCGGGCGCCTCGGCGAACGGGCCGCCACCATGACCGGCGCCGACGCGGCGCGCATGAAGGCGCTGTCGGCGGTGCTCACCGCGATCAGGTAG
- a CDS encoding ubiquinol-cytochrome c reductase iron-sulfur subunit: protein MKEQATPPLDQTRRTFCAHTCLSAAAVALGALSSACGGSGSSSTSPGGSGSTGTGLGTANATVSGRTVTVALDGSPLTGPGTAALVRTGVGSYLVARTGADTFTALTATCTHESQTVNNWTGSQYVCTAHGAMFNTSGTVARGPANRALTAYPTTFANNTVTFTV from the coding sequence GTGAAGGAACAGGCTACCCCGCCGCTCGATCAGACACGTCGTACGTTCTGCGCCCACACCTGCCTTTCGGCGGCAGCGGTCGCCCTCGGCGCGCTTTCCAGCGCCTGCGGCGGCAGTGGCAGCTCCTCGACGAGCCCGGGAGGGTCCGGCAGCACGGGCACCGGCCTCGGCACGGCCAACGCGACGGTCTCAGGGCGCACCGTCACCGTGGCGCTCGACGGATCGCCGCTGACCGGCCCGGGCACGGCCGCCCTGGTGCGCACCGGGGTCGGCAGCTACCTGGTCGCGCGGACGGGAGCCGACACGTTCACGGCCCTCACGGCCACGTGCACGCACGAGAGCCAGACCGTCAACAACTGGACCGGCAGCCAGTACGTGTGCACCGCGCACGGCGCGATGTTCAACACGTCGGGCACCGTGGCCAGAGGACCCGCCAACCGGGCGCTCACCGCCTATCCCACGACGTTTGCCAACAACACCGTGACGTTCACGGTGTAG
- a CDS encoding Rieske 2Fe-2S domain-containing protein translates to MTDISLPTDPSRRAFCSLGCLSAAATLATLTAACGGGGSNSTSPGGSGSTGSPLASATGTVNGRTVSVPLEGALATVGGAALVRTAIGNYLVARTGQDTATALTATCTHESNLITNFTGSQFACTFHGSLFTTSGSVARGPATRPLTSFPTTVAGNAVTFTV, encoded by the coding sequence GTGACCGACATCTCCCTGCCGACCGACCCGTCCCGCCGCGCCTTCTGCAGCCTCGGCTGCCTGTCGGCCGCCGCCACGCTCGCGACGCTCACCGCCGCGTGCGGGGGCGGTGGCAGCAACAGCACGAGTCCGGGCGGTTCTGGAAGCACCGGGTCGCCGCTGGCCAGCGCGACGGGGACCGTGAACGGCCGCACCGTGAGCGTGCCGCTCGAGGGGGCGCTCGCCACCGTCGGTGGTGCGGCACTTGTGCGCACCGCCATCGGCAACTACCTGGTGGCGCGCACCGGGCAGGACACCGCGACGGCGCTCACGGCCACCTGTACCCACGAGAGCAACCTGATCACCAACTTCACCGGCAGCCAGTTCGCGTGCACGTTCCACGGGTCGCTGTTCACTACGAGCGGCAGCGTGGCCCGCGGCCCGGCCACCAGGCCGCTCACCAGCTTCCCGACCACGGTGGCCGGCAACGCGGTGACATTCACCGTGTAG
- a CDS encoding SgcJ/EcaC family oxidoreductase translates to MRHLLAGLVLSLIIVVPANRVGAAQAPSADQVAAVKAVVARYVAVREARDAAGLAALLMEDADQLVSTGEWRRGREAVVTGGLASSARSGGVRTIEVESVRFPTLDVAIVDGRYEIAATASTPARRMWTTFVMVRGAVGWRISAIRNMRPSE, encoded by the coding sequence ATGCGTCACCTGCTCGCCGGTCTCGTGCTGTCGTTGATCATCGTGGTCCCCGCCAACCGCGTCGGCGCGGCGCAAGCTCCGTCGGCCGATCAGGTGGCGGCGGTCAAGGCGGTCGTCGCCCGGTACGTCGCCGTGCGCGAGGCCCGCGACGCCGCTGGCCTCGCGGCGCTGTTGATGGAGGACGCCGACCAACTGGTGTCGACGGGCGAGTGGCGGCGGGGACGCGAGGCCGTGGTGACCGGAGGTCTCGCCTCCTCGGCGCGCAGCGGCGGCGTGCGGACCATCGAGGTGGAATCGGTGCGATTTCCCACCCTCGACGTGGCGATCGTCGATGGCCGCTACGAGATTGCCGCCACGGCGTCGACGCCGGCGCGACGCATGTGGACGACGTTCGTCATGGTGCGCGGCGCGGTCGGCTGGCGCATCAGCGCGATCAGGAACATGCGGCCGAGCGAGTAG
- a CDS encoding alpha/beta fold hydrolase codes for MANSVGLRRARVPAAHLPEGLDVIACYPSIGDEQAIAFGPYTLDAVEQGVPTPGPWPVVVVSHGSGGSPLTHRGLARHLASAGWLVLLPTHPGNNRDDNSLANGTEILVQRPRDVSAVIDWAASPDGFARHAETRAVGVVGHSMGGYTALALAGGRPYTVARDTPGMAAEPIPVDADPRVTCVVLLAPAAPWFIPEGSLSDVTVPVLPLTGALDAMTGSHGDIVNARLPATTPITSRVVPGAGHFSFLTPFPAHMTNPAFPPSQDPPGSTGRGSTRLCIQRSPRSCGRARIRHFTPVRWRRSTRWRPCRTGKRGRW; via the coding sequence ATGGCCAATAGCGTCGGCCTGCGACGGGCGCGCGTGCCCGCCGCGCACCTGCCGGAGGGGCTCGACGTGATCGCCTGCTATCCGTCGATCGGCGACGAGCAGGCGATCGCCTTCGGTCCGTACACCCTCGATGCGGTCGAGCAGGGGGTGCCGACGCCCGGGCCCTGGCCCGTGGTGGTCGTGTCGCACGGATCGGGAGGCTCGCCGCTGACGCACCGCGGGCTGGCGCGCCACCTGGCCAGCGCCGGCTGGCTCGTGCTGCTCCCGACGCACCCCGGCAACAACCGCGACGACAACTCGCTGGCCAACGGCACCGAGATCCTGGTGCAGCGCCCGCGGGACGTGTCGGCGGTGATCGACTGGGCCGCGTCGCCCGACGGCTTCGCACGCCATGCCGAGACGCGCGCCGTGGGCGTGGTGGGCCACTCGATGGGAGGGTATACGGCACTGGCGTTGGCAGGAGGGCGACCGTACACCGTCGCGCGCGACACGCCAGGGATGGCGGCGGAGCCGATCCCCGTCGACGCCGACCCGCGAGTGACCTGCGTCGTGCTGCTGGCGCCCGCGGCGCCGTGGTTCATCCCGGAGGGGTCGCTGTCAGACGTGACGGTGCCGGTGCTGCCGCTGACCGGTGCCCTCGACGCGATGACCGGCAGTCACGGCGACATCGTCAACGCTCGCCTGCCCGCCACGACGCCGATCACCAGCCGCGTGGTGCCCGGCGCCGGCCACTTCTCGTTCCTGACGCCATTTCCCGCGCACATGACCAATCCGGCGTTCCCGCCCTCGCAGGATCCCCCGGGTTCGACAGGGAGGGGTTCCACGCGACTCTGTATCCAGAGGTCGCCGCGTTCCTGCGGCAGGGCTAGGATCCGGCACTTCACGCCGGTACGTTGGCGCCGTTCCACCCGTTGGCGTCCTTGTCGGACTGGAAAACGCGGTCGATGGTGA
- a CDS encoding oxygenase MpaB family protein: MLIAERINAERLVLAGWSRAILLQLAHPLVAQGVADHSAFRGGLLRAAVRLHHTVAAMRHLTFGDDDTRRRALAGILAIHRRVNGKLRESVGVWPAGTAYSAEDPSLVLWVHATLLDSLALVFDRVVRPLADDERDAWCRESAPTALSLGAHEADVPRDWGSLQAYVARMHASGQIVVGDTARDLARDVLTPPRSWLVLPARTLNTTVTIGLLPRHVREQYGLAWTPADDRRLSRALWMLRTARRVTPTALAHWPDARRT, translated from the coding sequence ATGCTGATCGCCGAGCGGATCAACGCCGAGCGCCTCGTGCTGGCTGGCTGGAGCCGGGCCATCCTGCTGCAACTGGCCCACCCGCTGGTGGCACAGGGCGTGGCCGACCACAGCGCCTTTCGCGGCGGCCTGTTGCGCGCCGCGGTGCGGCTGCACCACACCGTGGCGGCGATGCGGCACCTCACGTTCGGCGACGACGACACGCGCCGTCGGGCGCTGGCGGGAATCCTCGCGATCCACCGACGAGTGAACGGGAAGCTGCGCGAAAGCGTGGGCGTGTGGCCGGCGGGCACGGCGTACTCGGCCGAGGATCCGTCGCTCGTGCTGTGGGTGCACGCAACGTTGCTCGACTCCCTGGCGCTCGTGTTCGATCGGGTGGTGCGTCCGCTGGCCGACGACGAGCGTGACGCCTGGTGCCGCGAGTCGGCGCCGACCGCGCTCTCCCTCGGCGCGCACGAGGCGGACGTGCCGCGTGACTGGGGCAGTCTCCAGGCCTACGTCGCCCGCATGCACGCCTCCGGGCAGATCGTCGTCGGCGACACGGCGCGGGACCTCGCGCGCGACGTGCTCACCCCGCCACGCTCATGGCTCGTGCTGCCGGCACGGACGCTCAACACGACCGTCACGATCGGCCTGCTGCCGCGGCATGTCCGTGAGCAGTACGGACTTGCGTGGACCCCGGCCGACGACCGGCGTCTCTCGCGCGCGCTGTGGATGCTTCGCACGGCCCGGCGCGTGACGCCGACGGCGCTGGCACACTGGCCGGATGCACGCAGGACGTGA
- a CDS encoding winged helix-turn-helix domain-containing protein, whose amino-acid sequence MPMRPPGTRVRFGRFELDAANVDLRKDGRRMRLRPQALTLLGLLVDRAGELVTREEVRAALWPNDTFVDFDHGLNSTIADVRRVLGDSAARPRLIETIPRKGYRFIGTVEVIDDAPLRRGRSDQASTPADDSGGVAILPAPVGPAVPAATEASTAGPGPSARVKETVPSAGSHERRRVIAGAAVAACLLLAVRSMADYLPWRAPATAAVTVAARSRDTERPEAWQAYARARVYWSTRSDCARATVEYREAARLDPAFALPWVGIADCFTVNGNRQEAQAALGEAERRAPNLGEVHASRGFIRMFLAWDWVGAEESFTTAMRLAPEYASAWQWAGLLSLFRGDVATAHSRLAHAVALDPASAVIASDLAWAELARGRPREALDLCRQARRLTPEMVFNGTCLAAAWQRLGRPDEVLAVHTGQSPSPGADAAADLQAYYRTRLAGALARPSIPAHTTSALYAALGDTDRALYWLEVAVHNQEFMTPFTVLDPKFDSLRGHSRFRELMDRVGLATGEPHS is encoded by the coding sequence ATGCCCATGAGGCCCCCCGGGACACGCGTCCGGTTCGGCCGCTTCGAGCTCGATGCGGCCAATGTCGACCTCCGCAAGGACGGCCGCCGCATGCGCCTGCGCCCCCAGGCGCTCACCCTGCTCGGCCTGCTCGTGGACCGGGCGGGTGAGCTGGTCACGCGGGAGGAGGTCAGGGCGGCGCTGTGGCCGAACGACACGTTCGTGGACTTCGACCACGGCCTGAACTCGACGATCGCCGACGTCCGCAGGGTGCTGGGCGACTCGGCGGCACGCCCCCGCCTCATCGAGACGATCCCGCGCAAGGGCTACCGGTTCATCGGGACGGTGGAGGTGATCGACGACGCGCCGTTGCGTCGGGGACGGAGCGACCAGGCGAGCACGCCGGCCGACGACAGCGGCGGCGTGGCAATATTGCCCGCCCCGGTCGGTCCGGCGGTCCCGGCCGCAACGGAAGCGTCGACTGCCGGTCCGGGCCCGTCGGCCCGCGTGAAGGAGACCGTCCCCTCTGCCGGCAGCCATGAACGGCGACGCGTGATCGCGGGCGCTGCGGTGGCGGCGTGCCTGCTGCTGGCCGTGCGGTCGATGGCCGACTACCTCCCGTGGCGGGCACCCGCGACCGCTGCCGTCACCGTGGCGGCCCGGAGCCGCGACACGGAGCGCCCGGAAGCCTGGCAGGCTTACGCACGCGCCCGGGTGTACTGGAGCACGCGCAGTGACTGCGCCCGCGCGACGGTGGAGTATCGCGAGGCCGCCCGGCTCGATCCGGCGTTCGCCCTCCCGTGGGTGGGCATCGCCGACTGCTTCACGGTCAACGGGAACCGGCAGGAGGCGCAGGCGGCACTGGGCGAAGCCGAGCGCCGCGCCCCGAACCTCGGCGAAGTGCACGCGAGCCGTGGCTTCATCCGCATGTTCCTCGCCTGGGACTGGGTCGGCGCGGAGGAGTCGTTCACCACCGCGATGCGCCTGGCGCCCGAGTACGCGAGCGCCTGGCAGTGGGCCGGCCTGCTGTCCCTGTTCCGGGGCGATGTCGCGACGGCGCATTCGCGGTTGGCGCACGCCGTCGCGCTCGACCCCGCCTCGGCGGTGATTGCCTCCGACCTGGCGTGGGCGGAACTCGCGCGTGGTCGCCCTCGCGAGGCGCTCGACCTGTGCCGGCAGGCGCGGCGACTCACGCCCGAGATGGTGTTCAACGGGACGTGCCTCGCGGCGGCCTGGCAGCGGCTGGGGCGCCCCGACGAGGTCCTTGCGGTCCACACCGGGCAGTCACCGTCTCCGGGTGCGGACGCGGCGGCCGATCTGCAGGCCTACTACCGGACCCGCCTCGCCGGCGCGCTGGCGCGCCCGTCGATCCCGGCGCACACCACGTCGGCGCTGTATGCCGCGCTTGGCGACACGGACCGCGCGCTGTACTGGCTCGAGGTCGCGGTCCACAACCAGGAGTTCATGACGCCGTTCACCGTGCTCGACCCGAAGTTCGACAGCCTGCGCGGCCATTCGAGGTTCCGCGAGCTCATGGATCGCGTCGGGTTGGCGACGGGCGAACCGCACAGTTGA
- a CDS encoding VIT family protein, with protein sequence MDAPVPDLAHRERHRTDRIGWLRAAVLGANDGIVSTASLVVGVAAAESGRQGVLVAGVAGLVAGALSMAAGEYVSVSSQSDTERADLDRERRELAAAPAAEEDELTGIYVARGLAPDLAREVARQLTAHDALGAHARDELGHSVELAARPLQAAVTSAATFAVGAALPLAVAALAPVPWLTAAVSGASLVALALLGGLAASAGGASPVAGATRVAFWGALAMGVTAAVGAWFGAVV encoded by the coding sequence ATGGACGCTCCCGTACCCGATCTCGCGCATCGCGAACGACACCGCACCGACCGGATCGGCTGGCTGCGCGCCGCGGTGCTCGGCGCCAACGACGGCATCGTGTCCACCGCCAGCCTGGTCGTGGGGGTGGCGGCGGCCGAAAGCGGCCGCCAGGGAGTGCTGGTCGCCGGGGTCGCGGGACTGGTCGCCGGAGCCCTGTCCATGGCCGCCGGCGAGTACGTGTCTGTCAGTTCGCAGTCCGACACCGAGCGCGCCGACCTCGATCGCGAGCGCCGCGAACTGGCCGCAGCGCCTGCGGCCGAGGAAGATGAACTGACGGGCATCTACGTCGCACGCGGGCTCGCTCCCGACCTGGCCCGCGAAGTCGCCCGCCAGCTGACCGCGCATGACGCGCTCGGCGCGCATGCGCGCGACGAGCTCGGCCACTCGGTGGAACTGGCGGCCCGGCCGTTGCAGGCAGCGGTCACGTCGGCCGCGACCTTCGCGGTCGGCGCCGCACTCCCCCTGGCGGTGGCAGCGCTCGCGCCGGTGCCGTGGCTCACCGCGGCCGTGTCGGGCGCGTCGCTGGTGGCACTGGCGCTGCTGGGCGGGCTGGCCGCGAGCGCCGGTGGCGCCTCACCGGTGGCCGGGGCCACCCGCGTCGCCTTCTGGGGCGCCCTCGCGATGGGTGTCACGGCCGCGGTGGGCGCCTGGTTCGGCGCCGTGGTATAG
- a CDS encoding DUF305 domain-containing protein, with product MRPSPTARAAQVIACLLAAGAVARAQSPRLVQPGAPGQPTREISAAEATDTSRVAHGAADTRFMQGMIGHHAQALEMVALVESRSRNADLKRLALRIDVSQRDEMQMMREWLMRRGEALPDPHAHHTAHGQMPGMLTAAQMQQLAAASGPEFDRLFLAGMIQHHEGALTMVKELFATPGGGQEAEMFDFASDVEADQAMEIARMRALLKELGK from the coding sequence GTGCGCCCCAGCCCGACCGCCCGTGCCGCCCAGGTGATCGCGTGCCTGCTCGCCGCAGGTGCCGTCGCCCGCGCCCAATCGCCCCGCCTGGTCCAGCCCGGCGCCCCCGGGCAGCCCACCCGGGAGATCTCGGCCGCCGAGGCCACCGACACCTCACGGGTCGCCCATGGGGCAGCCGACACGCGATTCATGCAGGGCATGATTGGCCATCATGCACAGGCGCTCGAGATGGTCGCCCTCGTCGAGTCGCGCAGCCGGAACGCCGACCTGAAGCGGCTGGCGCTCCGGATCGACGTCTCGCAGCGCGACGAGATGCAGATGATGCGCGAGTGGCTGATGCGCCGCGGTGAGGCGCTGCCCGACCCGCACGCCCACCACACGGCGCACGGGCAGATGCCCGGGATGCTGACGGCCGCGCAGATGCAGCAGCTCGCCGCGGCCAGCGGCCCCGAGTTCGACCGCCTCTTCCTCGCCGGCATGATCCAGCACCACGAGGGCGCGCTGACGATGGTGAAGGAACTGTTCGCGACGCCGGGCGGGGGACAGGAAGCGGAGATGTTCGACTTCGCCTCGGATGTCGAGGCGGATCAGGCGATGGAGATTGCGCGCATGCGCGCGCTGTTGAAGGAGCTCGGCAAATGA
- a CDS encoding SAM-dependent methyltransferase — MSFSHGSKSRLTDKDLGRFPSGSLFDRLARAVCRAGVLPRKELYEAWEVARRARRRFRGGRVVDLAAGHGLLAHVMLLLDDTSPRAIAVDTVVPPSAARLHDVLVEEWPRLRDRVQVVSSPLDDVSLHEDDVVVSSHACGELTDLILDRVIAAGTGVAVLPCCHDVDTCDVGPLTGWLDPALAIDVRRAARLEQAGYTVWTQTIPASITPKNRLLLASPIRMLSEP, encoded by the coding sequence GTGTCGTTCTCCCACGGCTCGAAGTCCCGCCTCACCGACAAGGACCTCGGACGCTTCCCGTCCGGGTCCTTGTTCGATCGCCTGGCGCGCGCGGTGTGTCGCGCCGGCGTGCTCCCTCGCAAGGAGCTCTACGAAGCCTGGGAAGTGGCGCGCCGCGCCCGTCGGCGCTTCCGCGGCGGCCGCGTCGTCGATCTCGCGGCGGGCCACGGCCTGCTCGCCCACGTGATGCTGCTGCTCGACGACACCTCGCCGCGTGCCATTGCCGTGGACACGGTGGTGCCTCCGTCCGCCGCGCGCCTGCACGACGTGCTTGTCGAGGAGTGGCCCCGGCTGCGCGACCGCGTGCAGGTCGTGTCGTCGCCACTCGATGACGTGTCGCTGCACGAGGACGACGTGGTGGTGTCGAGCCACGCGTGCGGCGAACTCACGGACCTCATCCTCGACCGCGTCATCGCTGCCGGAACGGGAGTTGCCGTGCTGCCGTGCTGTCACGACGTGGATACGTGCGACGTCGGCCCGCTCACCGGTTGGCTGGACCCGGCGCTGGCGATTGACGTGCGCCGAGCGGCGCGTCTCGAGCAGGCCGGCTACACCGTCTGGACGCAGACGATTCCGGCGTCGATCACCCCGAAGAACCGCCTGCTGCTCGCCTCACCCATCAGAATGCTTTCTGAGCCCTGA